Proteins from a single region of Oncorhynchus nerka isolate Pitt River linkage group LG18, Oner_Uvic_2.0, whole genome shotgun sequence:
- the LOC135561960 gene encoding deleted in malignant brain tumors 1 protein-like, producing the protein MESVRLVDGAGLCSGRVEVKSYQSWASVCEADFDRQDAEVVCRDVGCGAPVALQGGLYGEGGGQTWDKEFQCKGKESLLLDCDTSDRENNTCLPGNAVGLTCSEPDDVRLVGGGSRCAGGVEWYNQGEWRTVGAEDWDAAAVVCRQLESVRLVDGAGLCSGRVEVKSNQSWASVCEADFDRQDAEVVCREFGCGAPAALQGGLYGEGGGQTWDKEFQCKGKESLLLDCDTSDRKNNTCLPGNAVGLTCSEPDDVRLVGGGSRCAGGVEWYDQGEWRTVGADDRDQRDVAAVVCRQLGCGSTVSVLPGNTTRGKNIICSGSESECDGSVSSLRDCYRMYDLLPGLTVICSDLLVQPDIFLTDSMGGVSRGHQGPEMFRGYNFTITCSTQPQYPGGSFLLTFTGSNRTQTQPAVNHSAAFLFPAADDSHQGNYSCVYENYVFSHNFSSESELLSLTITASPLPAFIIRHVVVLLILLTAITTSYLYYKPTRRQKRVNRVSSMDLYVNAMEMVSLSSRAEAGLGEERAAQGTE; encoded by the exons ATGG AGTCTGTGCGGCTTGTGGATGGAGCTGGTCTCTGCTCTGGGAGAGTGGAGGTGAAGTCCTATCAGTCCTGGGCCTCAGTGTGTGAAGCTGACTTTGACCGGCAGGATGCAGAGGTAGTCTGTAGGGATGTTGGCTGTGGGGCTCCTGTAGCTCTACAGGGGGGGCTCTATGGAGAAGGTGGGGGTCAGACCTGGGATAAAGAGTTCCAGTGTAAAGGCAAAGAGTCCCTTCTCCTGGACTGTgacacctcagacagagagaacaacacCTGCCTACCTGGTAATGCTGTTGGACTCACCTGCTCAG agcctgatgatgtgaggctggtgggaggaggcagtcgctgtgctggtggagtggagtggtacaaccagggagagtggaggacTGTGGGAGCTGAAGACTGGGATGCAGCTGCAGTTGTGTGTAGACAGCTGG AGTCTGTGCGGCTTGTGGATGGAGCTGGTCTCTGCTCTGGGAGAGTGGAGGTGAAGTCCAATCAGTCCTGGGCCTCAGTGTGTGAAGCTGACTTTGACCGGCAGGATGCAGAGGTAGTCTGTAGGGAGTTTGGCTGTGGGGCTCCTGCAGCTCTACAGGGGGGGCTCTATGGAGAAGGTGGGGGTCAGACCTGGGATAAAGAGTTCCAGTGTAAAGGCAAAGAGTCCCTTCTCCTGGACTGTGACACCTCAGACAGAAAAAACAACACCTGCCTACCTGGTAATGCTGTTGGACTCACCTGCTCAG agcctgatgatgtgaggctggtgggaggaggcagtcgctgtgctggtggagtggagtggtacgaccagggagagtggaggacTGTGGGAGCTGATGACAGGGACCAGAGGGATGTAGCtgcagtagtgtgtagacagCTGGGTTGTGGCTCCACAGTTTCAGTACTACCTGGAAACACCACTAGAGGGAAAAACATTATATGTTCTGGATCTGAGTCTGAGTGTGATGGGTCTGTTTCTTCACTGAGGGATTGTTATAGAATGTATGATCTACTTCCTGGACTCACAGTGATCTGCTCAG ATCTCCTGGTCCAGCCTGATATCTTCCTGACTGACTCAATGGGAGGGGTCTCCAGGGGTCACCAGGGGCCCGAGATGTTCAGGGGCTACAACTTCACCATCACCTGCTCCACTCAGCCACAGTACCCAGGAGGCTCCTTCCTCCTCACGTTCACCGGCTCCAACAGAACCCAGACCCAGccagctgtcaatcactctgCTGCCTTCCTCTTCCCTGCTGCAGATGACTCCCACCAAGGGAACTACAGCTGTGTTTATGAGAATTATGTTTTCTCTCATAACTTCTCCTCTGAGAGTGAgctcctctccctcaccatcaCAG CCTCTCCTCTGCCAGCCTTCATCATCAGACACGTTGTAGTGCTGCTGATCCTACTGACAGCCATCACCACCTCCTACCTGTACTACAAG CCCACCAGGAGGCAGAAGAGAGTGAACAGGGTGAGCAGCATGGATCTTTATGTCAATGCCATGGAGATGGTCTCTCTGAGCTCCAGAGCTGAAGCTggactgggagaggagagagcagcccaGGGGACGGAGTAG